The following proteins come from a genomic window of Emys orbicularis isolate rEmyOrb1 chromosome 25, rEmyOrb1.hap1, whole genome shotgun sequence:
- the LOC135894627 gene encoding keratin, type I cytoskeletal 24-like yields MSLRIASGSRKVSSFGGGGGSVRVSSIGGSFGGGSVCGLAGGSGVGLGSGLGGGAGGSFGGGYSGGFGNVSVGGGYGDDYCSSSFGGLGSGYGGGFSGGFGGADGSLLSGGEKETMQNLNDRLAKYLDKVRALEEANADLEHKIRHWYEKHDPAAAGLRHDYSKYYQIIEDLKNQIISATIDNAKIVLQIDNAKLAADDFRLKYENELFLHQSIEADINGLRRVLDDLTMTRSNLESQLESLTEELVYLKKNHEGEMKSFQRGSTGEVNVEINATPGVDLTKLLNEMRAQYEYLAEQNRREAEEQFKKMSQQLQQQISDDAGAADSARHEITEIKRTLQTLDIELQSLLAKKCSLEGTLAEIEGNYSCRLSQIQLQISNLEEQLKQIRSEMECQNAEYEQLLGIKTRLEMEIETYRRLLNGEGG; encoded by the exons ATGTCTCTTCGTATTGCTAGTGGATCCAGGAAGGTTTCCTCATTTGGTGGAGGTGGTGGATCAGTCAGAGTATCCAGCATAGGAGGAAGCTTTGGTGGTGGGAGTGTATGTGGTTTGGCTGGGGGATCCGGTGTCGGATTAGGGAGTGGATTAGGAGGGGGAGCAGGTGGTAGCTTTGGAGGAGGCTATAGTGGTGGTTTTGGTAATGTCTCAGTTGGAGGAGGCTATGGAGATGACTACTGCAGTAGCTCATTTGGGGGCTTGGGTAGTGGCTATGGTGGAGGCTTTAGTGGGGGCTTTGGTGGAGCTGATGGCAGCCTTCTGTCTGGTGGCGAAAAGGAAACCATGCAGAACCTTAATGACCGCCTAGCTAAATACCTGGATAAGGTGCGTGCTCTGGAGGAGGCAAATGCTGATCTTGAACATAAAATCCGGCACTGGTATGAGAAACatgatcctgctgctgctggattgcGCCATGACTACAGCAAATATTACCAGATAATTGAAGATCTTAAGAATCAG ATCATCTCTGCAACTATTGACAATGCCAAAATAGTCTTGCAGATTGACAATGCCAAGCTTGCTGCTGATGACTTCAGACTTAA GTATGAAAATGAGCTGTTCCTTCACCAAAGTATTGAAGCTGACATTAATGGTCTGCGTAGAGTCCTAGATGACCTGACTATGACAAGATCCAACCTGGAATCACAGCTTGAAAGCCTGACTGAGGAGCTAGTGTATCTTAAGAAGAACCATGAGGGA GAAATGAAAAGCTTCCAGCGTGGCTCTACGGGTGAAGTGAATGTAGAAATTAATGCTACTCCAGGAGTTGATCTAACAAAGCTTCTTAATGAGATGAGAGCTCAGTATGAATACCTTGCTGAGCAAAATCGTAGGGAGGCcgaagaacaatttaaaaaaatg AGTCAACAGCTGCAGCAACAAATCTCTGATGATGCTGGTGCAGCAGACTCAGCCAGGCATGAAATAACTGAGATCAAACGTACTCTCCAAACTCTGGACATTGAGCTACAATCCCTTCTGGCCAAG AAATGCTCCCTTGAAGGCACCTTGGCAGAAATTGAAGGAAACTACAGTTGTCGGCTTTCACAAATACAGCTTCAGATTAGCAATCTGGAGGAACAATTAAAGCAGATCAGATCTGAAATGGAATGCCAGAATGCAGAATATGAACAGCTCCTGGGCATCAAGACACGTCTAGAGATGGAGATTGAGACCTATAGGCGACTGCTAAATGGAGAAGGAGGGTAA